In the genome of Populus alba chromosome 11, ASM523922v2, whole genome shotgun sequence, one region contains:
- the LOC118051906 gene encoding protein INCREASED PETAL GROWTH ANISOTROPY 1 translates to MVAGKVRLAMGLQKSPANKTETRNNTPPPKPPLPSPSSGKASSQKGGFSRSFGVYFPRSSAQVQPRPPDVTEVLKLVEELRERESLLKTELLEFKLLKESVAIIPVLETEVTNKNLEIEKAVKKIESLELENECLKADLSDVRGRFEEERKEGERKVNELEAEIQELKKAMSDRENEIEFSSSQRFQGLMEVTTKSNLIRSLKKGVKCTDIVSSSSQIQNVDHHSKRMEENVEIEKPRHSRCNSEELTESTLANLRSRVPRVPKPPPKRSLSSPVTSLPSVSPTGSDQSVSGPPVPPPPPPPNPPPVAKKVAPPPPPPPPKGRRVGAEKVRRVPEVVEFYHSLMRKNSRRECGGGMAESLPASANARDMIGEIENRSTHLLAIKTDVEIQGDFIRFLIKEVENAAFTGIEDVVPFVKWLDDELSYLVDERAVLKHFDWPEQKADALREAAFGYCDLKKVESEALLFRDDPRQPCGPALKKMQALLEKLERGVYNLSKMRESATMRYKGFQIPADWMLETGIVSQIKLASVKLAMKYMKRVSAELEAGGGGGPEEEELIVQGVRYAFRVHQFAGGFDGETMRAFQELRDKARSCHVQCQNQQQQKLVCRSTPC, encoded by the exons ATGGTAGCCGGCAAGGTAAGGCTGGCAATGGGTTTGCAAAAATCACCGGCAAACAAAACTGAAACTCGTAATAATACCCCACCACCAAAACCTCCGCTTCCTTCTCCTAGTTCCGGCAAAGCCTCCTCTCAAAAGGGGGGTTTTTCTCGCTCTTTTGGTGTTTACTTCCCTCGCTCCTCCGCCCAAGTCCAGCCTCGTCCGCCCGACGTAACAGAGGTTTTAAAACTCGTTGAAGAGCTTCGCGAACGTGAATCTCTCTTAAAGACTGAACTTCTTGAGTTTAAGCTCTTAAAAGAGAGTGTTGCTATAATTCCTGTTTTGGAAACTGAGGTTACTAATAAGAATCTGGAGATTGAGAAGGCAGTGAAGAAGATAGAATCTCTAGAGCTTGAAAACGAGTGCTTAAAAGCGGACTTGAGTGATGTGAGAGGGAGGTTtgaagaggagagaaaagaggGTGAAAGGAAAGTTAACGAGCTAGAAGCGGAAATTCAGGAGTTGAAGAAAGCGATGTCGGATCGTGAGAACGAAATAGAGTTTTCTTCTTCCCAGAGGTTTCAAGGGTTAATGGAGGTCACGACCAAGTCTAATTTGATTAGAAGCTTGAAGAAAGGAGTCAAATGTACGGACATTGTAAGTTCATCGAGTCAGATTCAAAATGTCGATCATCATTCAAAGAGAATGGAAGAGAATGTGGAAATCGAGAAGCCGAGGCATTCCAGGTGCAACTCGGAGGAACTCACTGAGTCTACTCTGGCCAACCTCAGATCTCGAGTTCCAAGGGTTCCTAAACCTCCACCAAAACGATCGCTCTCATCGCCGGTAACATCGTTGCCATCAGTTTCACCCACCGGTTCTGACCAATCGGTTTCAGGGCCACCTGTTCCTCCCCCGCCGCCGCCACCTAACCCACCTCCGGTGGCTAAGAAGGTcgctccacctccacctccaccgcCTCCGAAGGGGAGGAGAGTAGGGGCGGAGAAAGTGAGGAGAGTGCCGGAGGTGGTAGAGTTTTATCACTCGTTAATGCGGAAGAATTCAAGGCGGGAGTGCGGTGGAGGAATGGCGGAGTCTTTACCGGCATCGGCTAATGCCCGTGATATGATAGGGGAGATAGAGAATAGGTCGACCCACTTGTTAGCT ATAAAAACAGACGTGGAAATACAAGGAGATTTTATTAGGTTTCTGATAAAAGAAGTAGAGAATGCTGCATTTACAGGTATCGAAGATGTGGTCCCTTTTGTTAAATGGCTGGACGACGAGCTATCTTATCtg GTTGACGAAAGAGCAGTGCTTAAACACTTCGATTGGCCAGAGCAGAAGGCAGATGCATTGCGCGAGGCTGCCTTTGGGTACTGTGATCTCAAGAAGGTAGAATCGGAAGCCTTGTTATTTCGAGACGATCCCCGCCAGCCATGCGGCCCTGCTCTCAAGAAAATGCAGGCCTTGCTTGAAAA GTTAGAGCGAGGTGTTTATAATCTATCAAAAATGAGGGAATCGGCAACGATGAGATACAAAGGATTTCAGATTCCAGCGGACTGGATGCTCGAAACAGGAATAGTAAGTCAG ATCAAGTTGGCATCTGTGAAATTAGCAATGAAGTACATGAAGAGGGTATCTGCAGAGCTTGAAGCTGGTGGCGGCGGGGGGCCTGAAGAAGAGGAGCTGATAGTCCAGGGAGTCCGATATGCTTTCCGGGTACACCAG TTTGCTGGAGGTTTTGACGGGGAAACAATGAGGGCTTTCCAAGAGTTGAGAGATAAAGCCAGATCATGCCATGTACAATGTCAAAACCAGCAGCAACAAAAACTTGTTTGCAGGTCTACACCTTGCTAA
- the LOC118051907 gene encoding protein trichome birefringence-like 38: MGFKCQVWVCTFCLVMLLFLQETRAGIHSSNASRLNGRKKVSGCNLFRGRWVVDASYPLYDSSGCPFIDDEFNCQKHGRRDNQYLKYSWQPDSCKIPRFNGADLLRRWRGKKIMFVGDSLSLNMWESLSCMIHAAVPKAKTTFSRRDSLSSVTFDSYGVTLYMYRTPYLVDIVRENVGKVLNLNSIEAGNAWKGMDILIFNSWHWWVHTGRSQGWDYIRDGSALYKNMDRLTAFSKGLTTWSRWVDQNIDPSKTRVFFQGISPTHYQGKDWNQPQRSCSGEAVPLSGSTYPAGAPPAAAVVNKVLSSMKKPVYLLDITTLSQLRKDAHPSTYSHGSGTDCSHWCLPGLPDTWNQLLYAALIM, translated from the exons ATGGGTTTTAAGTGTCAGGTTTGGGTCTGTACTTTTTGTCTAGTgatgcttttgtttttgcaagAAACAAGAGCTGGAATACACTCCTCCAACGCTAGCAGGTTGAACGGGAGGAAGAAAGTGAGTGGCTGTAATTTGTTTCGAGGGAGATGGGTGGTTGATGCTTCTTATCCTCTCTATGATTCCTCTGGCTGTCCGTTCATTGATGATGAGTTCAATTGCCAAAAACATGGCAGGCGTGATAACCAGTATCTCAAATACTCTTGGCAACCTGATTCTTGTAAGATACCAAG GTTTAATGGCGCAGATCTTTTGAGGAGGTGGAGAGGGAAGAAGATAATGTTCGTGGGCGACTCACTGAGTCTGAACATGTGGGAATCATTGTCATGCATGATTCATGCTGCAGTGCCCAAGGCCAAGACAACCTTTTCCAGGAGAGACTCACTGTCTTCTGTGACCTTTGAT AGCTACGGTGTGACTTTGTACATGTATCGCACACCATACTTGGTGGACATTGTTCGAGAAAACGTTGGCAAGGTGTTGAACCTAAACTCCATTGAGGCTGGCAATGCATGGAAAGGGATGGACATACTCATCTTCAATTCCTGGCACTGGTGGGTTCACACCGGACGTTCCCAGGG ATGGGACTACATCCGGGATGGATCAGCATTGTACAAAAATATGGACCGATTGACGGCATTCAGTAAAGGATTGACCACATGGAGCAGATGGGTTGACCAAAATATCGATCCTTCTAAGACTAGAGTCTTCTTCCAAGGGATTTCACCAACGCATTATCA gGGCAAGGACTGGAATCAACCACAAAGGAGTTGTTCTGGAGAAGCAGTGCCCCTATCAGGGTCTACATACCCCGCTGGTGCACCTCCAGCAGCTGCGGTTGTAAACAAGGTGTTGAGCTCAATGAAGAAACCAGTTTATCTACTTGACATAACAACACTATCACAGTTAAGAAAAGATGCTCATCCCTCAACTTATAGTCATGGGTCCGGCACCGACTGCAGCCATTGGTGCCTACCCGGATTGCCTGACACTTGGAACCAACTCCTATATGCAGCTCTCATCATGTGA
- the LOC118051908 gene encoding uncharacterized protein — MTASVLKLPLLLAFTEFRPLDRHIPKNHPSNSVKPSLSLKTPRFPRQVKARTIPMEAEQSGTAVNPSSNASMKLLFVEMGVGYDQHGQDITAAAMRACRDAISSNSIPAFRRGSIPGVTFGQMKLQIKLGVPHSLQQSLDIERVKSVFPYGEIVKFEVVDGGMVCSSGVYVEEMGDKNDDCYIVNAAVYVGY, encoded by the exons ATGACTGCATCTGTCCTGAAGTTACCTCTTCTACTTGCCTTCACTGAGTTTAGGCCTCTTGATCGCCACATTCCAAAGAATCACCCATCAAATTCAGTAAAaccatctctctctcttaaaaccCCTCGATTTCCACGCCAAGTGAAAGCCAGAACTATTCCCATGGAAGCCGAACAAAGTGGAACTGCAGTCAACCCCAGCTCAAATGCATCCATGAAGCTCTTGTTTGTGGAGATGGGTGTTGGCTATGATCAACATGG GCAAGATATTACTGCCGCGGCAATGCGTGCATGCAGGGATGCCATCTCTTCAAACTCAATTCCTGCATTTCGTAGAG GGTCCATACCTGGGGTCACATTTGGCCAAATGAAACTACAGATCAAACTGGGGGTCCCACATTCTCTGCAACAATCATTGGATATCGAGAGGGTGAAGTCTGTCTTCCCTTA TGGGGAAATTGTGAAATTTGAAGTTGTTGATGGTGGAATGGTATGCTCAAGTGGTGTGTACGTTGAAGAAATGGGAGACAAGAATGATGACTGTTACATTGTGAATGCTGCAGTATATGTTGGCTACTAG